A section of the Rhizobium sp. ACO-34A genome encodes:
- a CDS encoding alpha-hydroxy-acid oxidizing enzyme, translating to MSIPPDTVSLADYERHFHERADAQVRAYFGGAAADGVTQRENRAAFDAIRLLPRALADLSGASAASSLFGETLHYPIILAPTAYHRLAHPEGELATAQAASLTRTWMTVSTLASASLETIASTSTSPLWFQLYFQPQREYTLTLVRRAEQAGYRAIMVTIDAVVNGIRNEEQRAGFRLPAGIRAVNLDGMPAPVSSTATTGSPVFSGMLAHAPTWVDIEWLCRQTELPVIVKGLLSPSDVSPALDAGVSGIVVSNHGGRVLDTLPATIEVLPAIAEIVAGRVPVLMDGGIRRGTDIVKALALGASAVLIGQPVIHALGVGGMAGVAHMLTILQTELEATLALLGRPRLADIDRSVLWTRN from the coding sequence ATGAGCATACCGCCAGATACCGTTTCACTGGCAGATTACGAGCGTCACTTCCATGAGCGCGCGGATGCGCAGGTGCGGGCCTATTTCGGCGGAGCGGCCGCCGATGGCGTGACCCAGAGGGAAAACCGCGCTGCCTTCGATGCCATTCGTCTCCTGCCCCGCGCCCTTGCCGATCTCTCAGGCGCATCAGCGGCATCGTCGCTGTTCGGCGAGACACTGCACTATCCGATCATTCTTGCGCCCACAGCCTACCACCGGCTGGCGCATCCCGAAGGAGAACTGGCGACCGCCCAGGCCGCGTCGCTCACCCGGACATGGATGACGGTCAGCACACTTGCCAGCGCGAGCCTTGAGACAATCGCCTCGACCTCGACTTCTCCCTTGTGGTTCCAGCTCTATTTCCAGCCACAGCGGGAATACACTCTGACACTGGTTCGCCGGGCCGAACAGGCGGGCTACCGGGCAATCATGGTCACGATAGACGCCGTGGTGAACGGCATCCGCAACGAGGAGCAACGGGCGGGGTTTCGCCTTCCGGCAGGTATCCGCGCCGTCAATCTCGACGGCATGCCGGCACCGGTATCCTCGACCGCCACCACCGGCAGCCCGGTGTTTTCCGGCATGCTCGCCCATGCGCCCACATGGGTAGATATCGAGTGGCTGTGTCGCCAGACCGAACTGCCGGTTATCGTCAAGGGATTGCTGAGCCCGTCGGACGTTTCACCGGCGCTCGATGCCGGCGTCTCCGGCATCGTCGTTTCCAACCATGGCGGAAGGGTGCTCGATACGCTGCCTGCGACAATAGAAGTTCTGCCGGCAATCGCGGAAATCGTGGCGGGTCGCGTGCCCGTCCTCATGGATGGCGGCATCCGGCGGGGAACGGACATCGTCAAGGCGCTGGCGCTCGGTGCTTCGGCGGTGCTGATCGGCCAGCCGGTCATCCATGCACTCGGCGTCGGCGGCATGGCCGGGGTTGCGCATATGCTGACGATCCTGCAGACCGAGCTGGAAGCAACGCTCGCACTGCTCGGACGCCCAAGGCTTGCCGATATCGACCGCTCGGTGCTTTGGACCCGCAATTAG